The Candidatus Phaeomarinobacter ectocarpi genome includes a region encoding these proteins:
- the argE gene encoding acetylornithine deacetylase yields MPDNVSHAAPDLLAKLISFDTTSHLSNLALTDFITGLMDAHGMTYELLPNEDGTKANLYGTIGGDGPGGIVLSGHTDVVPVADQDWSTDPFTMDVRDGRYYGRGTCDMKGFIACALSQLPKLASAELQRPVHFAFSYDEEIGCLGVRPMIAHIAKHLPKPDLVIVGEPTDMAVVDAHKAIRSFRVEVTGLEFHSSQTDKGVNSIIAAARMISHLAEIAEEMRQRGDATGRFSPPYTTLSVGRIGGGTATNIVPRHCWFTFEHRTLPGQDEDEISHRLMEYARRELLPDMQTVYPSADITIETLAQAPGLKASEEATPLETAVMMLAGTNDRQAVSYATEAGLFQDVGIPTLVCGPGSIQQAHKPDEWVTQAQLQACDDFLSRLVDYISA; encoded by the coding sequence ATGCCCGATAATGTTTCCCATGCGGCCCCTGACCTGCTCGCGAAGCTGATTTCGTTCGATACGACCAGCCATTTGAGCAATCTGGCCCTGACAGACTTCATTACAGGCCTGATGGACGCGCACGGCATGACCTATGAGCTGCTGCCCAATGAGGACGGCACCAAGGCCAACCTGTACGGCACAATCGGGGGTGACGGGCCGGGCGGGATCGTGCTGTCCGGGCACACAGATGTTGTGCCGGTCGCTGACCAGGACTGGTCGACTGACCCGTTCACCATGGATGTGCGCGATGGCCGCTACTACGGGCGCGGAACGTGCGACATGAAGGGGTTCATCGCCTGCGCCCTGTCACAGCTGCCCAAGCTAGCGTCAGCTGAGCTGCAACGACCAGTCCACTTTGCATTTTCCTATGACGAAGAGATCGGCTGCCTTGGCGTGCGCCCGATGATTGCGCACATCGCGAAGCATTTGCCAAAGCCTGACCTGGTGATCGTGGGTGAGCCGACGGACATGGCCGTCGTGGACGCGCACAAGGCCATTCGGTCCTTCCGTGTGGAAGTGACCGGTCTGGAGTTTCACTCCAGCCAGACCGACAAGGGTGTGAACTCGATCATTGCTGCTGCCCGGATGATTTCACATCTGGCTGAGATCGCCGAAGAGATGCGTCAACGTGGAGACGCGACGGGTCGTTTTTCACCGCCTTACACCACGCTTTCAGTGGGCCGCATTGGCGGCGGCACGGCCACAAACATCGTTCCGCGCCATTGCTGGTTTACGTTCGAGCACCGGACCCTGCCGGGCCAGGACGAAGACGAAATAAGTCACCGGCTGATGGAGTATGCGCGCCGCGAACTGCTGCCTGACATGCAAACGGTTTACCCCAGCGCGGATATTACGATTGAAACACTTGCGCAGGCACCGGGCCTGAAAGCCAGCGAAGAAGCCACTCCGCTGGAAACCGCCGTGATGATGCTGGCGGGCACCAACGATCGACAGGCCGTGTCTTACGCGACCGAAGCAGGGCTGTTTCAGGATGTGGGCATCCCAACGCTCGTGTGCGGGCCAGGAAGCATTCAGCAGGCGCACAAGCCGGATGAGTGGGTGACGCAGGCGCAGCTTCAAGCCTGTGATGATTTTCTGTCGCGTCTGGTGGACTACATCAGCGCTTGA
- a CDS encoding Hsp33 family molecular chaperone, producing the protein MDQTTPVSSNAPTTNVVVDATDDVVLPFAIEGMSVRGRLARTGPVISDILGRHDYPPAVSRLVAETLLLASMLGTALKLEGRFTVQTSSDGPVDLLVADMTKDGGLRGYAHFDADAVAALSTETPTLEQLTGKGSMALTIDQGPGRNSYQGVVPLEGDSIAACGEDYFRRSEQLPTLIKLVVAQSFERDASGTADGGWRAGGIMIQQMPEDGGFVRDLDPGDAPDGSVAAEDAAEDENWNRAKILMETVEDHELVDPALASEQLLYRLYHEDGVRAFPPHPLSFSCRCSQDYIKGVLEGFGSEEMADMHTDDGRIEVRCEFCSSTYNFDPEEFKGS; encoded by the coding sequence ATGGACCAGACAACACCTGTGTCCTCAAACGCGCCCACAACAAATGTGGTGGTAGACGCCACAGACGACGTTGTGCTGCCATTCGCCATTGAAGGCATGAGTGTGCGCGGCCGTCTGGCGCGAACGGGTCCGGTCATTTCCGACATTCTCGGCCGCCATGATTATCCGCCTGCGGTATCGCGACTGGTCGCCGAAACGCTTCTGCTTGCGTCCATGTTGGGCACAGCTTTGAAGCTGGAAGGCCGCTTCACGGTTCAGACCTCAAGCGATGGACCGGTCGACCTGCTGGTTGCCGACATGACCAAGGACGGTGGCCTGCGCGGCTATGCCCATTTTGATGCAGACGCCGTTGCTGCTCTGAGCACGGAAACACCAACCCTTGAGCAACTGACGGGCAAGGGCAGCATGGCTCTCACGATTGATCAGGGACCTGGGCGCAATTCTTATCAGGGCGTCGTTCCGCTTGAAGGTGACTCCATCGCGGCCTGCGGCGAAGACTACTTCCGCCGCTCAGAGCAGTTGCCGACGCTGATAAAGCTGGTTGTGGCTCAGTCCTTCGAGCGGGATGCAAGCGGCACGGCAGACGGTGGCTGGCGCGCCGGCGGCATCATGATCCAGCAGATGCCCGAAGATGGCGGTTTTGTCCGTGATCTGGATCCCGGCGATGCACCCGACGGCAGCGTAGCCGCGGAGGACGCAGCCGAAGACGAAAACTGGAATCGCGCCAAGATCCTGATGGAGACTGTTGAGGATCATGAGCTTGTTGATCCGGCGTTGGCATCTGAACAATTGCTGTATCGGCTGTATCATGAGGATGGCGTGCGGGCTTTTCCGCCGCATCCGCTAAGCTTCTCATGCAGGTGCTCTCAGGACTACATTAAGGGCGTGCTTGAAGGATTCGGCTCTGAAGAAATGGCCGACATGCACACCGATGATGGCCGCATAGAGGTGCGATGTGAGTTTTGCAGCAGCACATACAACTTTGATCCCGAAGAGTTCAAAGGCAGCTAG
- the argF gene encoding ornithine carbamoyltransferase has protein sequence MTHKNFIDLNTLDKSALRSILDRSHAAKRARAGWPKGRQDADKPLEGYLLAMIFEKPSTRTRVSFDVGMRQLGGETLLLNGGEMQLGRGETVADTARVLSRYVDIIMLRTDDHAKMQELAEHASVPVINGLSDDGHPCQLMADVMTFEEHRGPITGKRVAWIGDGNNMARSWIEATHRFDFELMLACPPELAPPAQCIEDAIAAGGKVRLVNDAHEAAKNVDAIVTDTWVSMGDKEAERRHNLLAPYQVTASVIGVANDDAIFMHCLPAHRGEEVTTDVIDGPQSVIFDEAENRLHAQKGILAWCLD, from the coding sequence ATGACACACAAGAATTTCATCGATCTCAACACTTTGGACAAATCAGCGCTGCGCAGCATCCTGGACCGCTCTCATGCCGCCAAGAGGGCGCGCGCCGGTTGGCCCAAAGGCCGTCAGGATGCGGACAAGCCGCTCGAAGGTTATCTGCTGGCGATGATTTTCGAAAAACCATCAACGCGCACCCGTGTTTCGTTTGACGTGGGCATGCGGCAGCTGGGCGGTGAAACGCTTCTGCTCAATGGGGGTGAGATGCAGCTTGGTCGCGGCGAAACCGTTGCCGACACAGCCCGCGTCCTGTCACGCTATGTCGACATCATCATGCTACGGACCGATGACCACGCAAAGATGCAGGAACTGGCTGAGCACGCCTCAGTGCCGGTGATCAATGGCTTGTCGGATGATGGCCATCCCTGCCAGTTGATGGCCGATGTCATGACCTTCGAAGAGCATCGCGGCCCTATCACGGGCAAGCGCGTGGCGTGGATTGGTGACGGCAACAACATGGCCCGGTCATGGATCGAAGCCACGCACCGCTTTGACTTTGAACTCATGCTGGCCTGCCCGCCTGAGCTGGCCCCGCCGGCGCAATGCATCGAAGATGCCATCGCCGCGGGTGGCAAGGTGCGCCTGGTCAATGACGCGCACGAAGCTGCCAAAAATGTTGATGCCATTGTCACCGACACATGGGTCTCCATGGGCGACAAGGAAGCTGAGCGCCGTCACAACCTGTTGGCTCCGTATCAGGTGACTGCATCTGTCATTGGAGTGGCCAATGACGACGCCATCTTTATGCATTGCCTACCGGCCCATCGCGGCGAGGAAGTCACGACGGATGTGATCGATGGTCCGCAATCAGTCATCTTTGATGAAGCAGAAAACCGCCTGCATGCCCAAAAGGGCATTCTTGCCTGGTGTCTGGACTGA